One Pelmatolapia mariae isolate MD_Pm_ZW linkage group LG1, Pm_UMD_F_2, whole genome shotgun sequence genomic window, ATGTCTATCTCGCATATGGCCGGTATAGCCACTAGATGGCAatgttgattatatttaaatatgaatgcccTAATTCCCATAGAGCTAGGAAATTTGGTTTGAAGACAAATCTCTAGATTAATACTGATTTAGGAACGGTTAACAGTTGTTTAAGTAACTTAGGAtattatattcatatttatctgtATACTGTGTTTTGTTAATGTAATTGTTATGTCATTGTTCATTTACTTTCAGACCATATTCACACTGTCATTCCTACTGGTGCTACTGGTACAAATGCTGGATCATGAATTAATTCTCAGACTGCCTTTGAGGGCCAAGATTACACCATTTAAGAGATCTACCTTACATAAAGTCCTACCTGCTAACACTATTCAATCATTTGTGGACATGTTTAATTTTGTTCAGGGAGATATGAGAAAGGTGAGCAGCTGCCCTGCTCACCTTTTTGTGTTAATGACTAGGGAGGACGGAAGGAGAGAATATAGCATGGATTCCAAAATGTCTCTCTTTAACAGTGATAAACTCTTAACTTGGGTTTTAATGCTTGTTGGTCCACTGAGCTGCAGTCGACTATTTGTTGCTTTAGTCATGTGTCAAGTAATAACACTTAGACAGAgataaaacaaatacagaagCATACAGGGGATGACAAAACAAGCATGAAATGATCTTGAAATGTGGGTACGTGTGTGTTGGTATGTGTAGGTGTGCGTGCACATGTGTGCATTTCTGTGCCTGTGTCCATTTGTGTCTGAGTACAAGGGTGAAGTGAAAGAGAACGGACAatggatttttttctctaacATGTTATTTTTACGAAATCTTGCAGCAGGGACCAACTACACACATAAAATCTTCTGGTGCCACTTTATTTACTGTTACTATCGTCATCAATTACTGTGTGTTATTGATGATTACCACCAAATGTTAAACAAAATGTGTGTATCACCATTGTGTCATGTCTAGTCATTCCTTGTCTCTATGTtcgtgtgttttctgttttactttcacAGTCTGTGTCCTGTGTCAGTGTATTCTGTTTTGCTCCTTCCCGGTCTCGTTTGATCAGTCACAGCTGTTCCCCTCCTGTTTGCTATCTCCTCATTgccctctgtgtgtatatatagtgtgtgtttccctcttttccTTGTTGGACTGTCTGTATGTCTTCCTCCGTGTTGCCTCTGTGTTTTCTCCATCAGCTTACCCTGTGTTTCCTGGTTTCTCATTCCTTGCTTCTGGTCTCCATCCTCAGGTTATGTGTTATGCTTAGTTTTCCCCAGTCTAGGTTTGTGTTAGTTTTCTCAGACCCTCCTGTTTACAGTGTTTCGCAGCCAGAAATAAAGGCTAACTTTCTGTTATCATCCGCCCCTCATCTCTGcgcctgcatttgggtccacaaTCTTCTCATGCCATGCCGCTGCTCCGACAGACGAGACATTTTGGAAGGACTCATCTGCTAGTTGGTTTTATGATTTCGGAATCTTACACAAGTatgtataaatacatttattaataaaGTTACTATTACTGTTTCATTGGACTCTGTCGTTACTGTCCCTCTTTTAGCTGGGATGACTAACTGGTTACTTTAAATATGCATGAGTAATATACAGTGTATGTATATTGTATTTATGTATGTGCAATACTATTTAGAAATGCAAGCAAAACAGCGTACTCAGCACTCTTTTGATTCAGCAGCAGGTACGGTGGATGTTCTGATGATATCATTCTTTTTAGGCCACAGGACAGAGTCTGACCTGAACACACTGActaatgtttaatgtttaacTATATTTAGTTTAAAGGTTCAGAGCTCTTATGTGCAGCTTTtatatttgaaaaacaaaaaaacacaacagcgcTAAGTGATGTAATTACACTCTCTGCACTTGTGATGATCAAATGAGATCAATGTTTTTTCTGCAGCAGTAGGCCTACTCTCACATCTTATTTTCAGCACCAGTGTTCCACTTTATTGTAATCATTTtcgtacatttaaaaaaaacatagatcTCTATGACCCATTTGTCTGGTACTGTCCTTGACTCCTTGACCGGAGTAGGTGGTACAGACTTTATGTATTTTGTGTGGGGCAAGGGAGGAAGAGTCAAATGATCATCAAACACCCACTTTTATGTAAGTGCACACAGAccctgaagcagaaagcctgaGTTAACAAAGAAAACGCATCATCCCTCACACGGATTTTGAGTTTGGATGCGTGTGAGGAGCAGCTCAGCTTCCACCTTTGGGTTTGCCATGGAAGAGAGGATTTCTGCGTTGATGCTCCTGTGTCTGGGTGAGTTATGCTACTggcaaacatttgtttttttcctctgcgCCTCACCAAACTGCCTGAGAAGCCTGTTTAGATGTGATCAGTCTTACTGAAACTTACAGATTTACTAAattgatgatttaaagtgtgATTTTTTCCAAAACAATATGAgcaaacaaagtagaaataagaCTTGGTTGTGTTAGCCGTTGATAAGAATGTGTTCTGTTTCCCTCAAAGCATAGATGGCTTGCTTTACAACACTCATTCAACGTGGGATTGTAACAGATTAATATTTTCGTGTGCAATTTATCTGTGTTACCCAATGGCTGTAACTTCTTATTTTTACAACCCCTCCATTTCCAGCAAAGAATCTGCACATGAAAAATATCACAAATTACTGTCtttataaatgtaaaacaaccACATACCCAATATGGCATAAGTGAATGTTTTTATGTCCATCACAGTGCTGTCAAGTGTCAGTGCCATCGATGTTACCATTCCCCAAAGTCAGTATGAGTACTCCAGAGGGGACAACATCACACTGCCCTGCTCCTTTACAACTACAACTCCCATAAACTCCCAGAAATTAGTCATCATCACCTGGTCTGTTTTTAGTCAGCAAACTACCATTGAAGAGGTTGGCATCTACCCATCTACCTACATCAAACTACcagaataaacataaaaattatGAGATGCAAacatgtctttgtgtttttattgttccTCTAATCGTGTCATTTTCTAACAGACCCCGATCGCCACCTACTATCATGGCCCTTCCCCAGTACTGACATAGACACTGACTATGAAGGTCGGGTGTCCCTGGATCTAGACCTCACTCAGGGAAAGGCTAACCTGAAGCTTTCCTCCATCTCACTAGCTGACAACAAAGATTTTGAGTGCTGTGTGCATACCCTAGGTGACAAGAAGGGCAAAATATCTGCCACCACACGCTTGGTGGTTCTAGGtaatatttcatttgttttcaaagGAATGTTCTTCTGAAGTTAATTGTTTCTGCTTTTCTATATATCATATCTACTGTACatcatatattcatatataacACTTTAAAGGTATTGTTTACCTGTTATCTGTTCTCTAATATGTAAGCGGGTTATTCTTAACGCAAGGAAGGATAAACAAGAATGGGTTTGTCTTTTAGCGGCTCCCTCTAAGCCCATCTGCAAGATCCAGGGAATAGCAGAGTACCATCAGAATATCAGCTTGATATGTGTGTCCGAGGAAGGTTCTCCACCCCCCACCTATAGCTGGGAGCGTCATGACGTAAAGAACAACCCTGTTCCCCATCACCCCAGTACCACTGACAGTAAGTGATTTCTAACATTTATGTACACACTCTCACTCCAATGAATGGATCAACGGGAAACTCTAGGTTTTGCATCTTCCTAAGAATACTTCACCACACAGACTGGAGGAGTCACAGAGTGATTCAGATGACCTGCTCAACCACCTTTCATTTTGGGCACTGAAGAATAACTAGGtgacaatttaatttaaaagattCAAGGAGAGAAGGTGGCATAGGCAAGGAGGATTTCCTTGCCTCAGAGGCTTCACTCTGCTGCATTGCACCCTGCATATACTGATTACTGATCACGTTCATGTTTTCCCCAAGCAGCAGCACTGTAGAATTTGTTCATAACTACAGTAAATCATGATAGCAGTTATACACTCACTCAGTATTTGTGACTAATTTGTTGTCTTTCAGAGGGAGGCATCCTTTCTCTGTATGATATCTCCATATGGACATCGGGACCCTACATCTGCACCTCAGAGAACAAGATCCATGCTGCTACCTGCAACATCACCCTTTCAGTCATGCCACCTAAATAAATCCTTTAGGTTGGCTTTtggacatttttaattaaacggATCTTTCCAGAAATATAACATGTAATATTATTTCTGTATTCGGTCTGGATTTCTGTAGCAAAGATATTGTTGTgtcttgttattatttttagtttttagtatatttacatttaaaaagttgtttgtttatttgctgaCTAGTTGCTGAGACTATTCCAGATACTACTGGCAATCCAGACAGCTAACATTAAAGGttgcaacactttgctagatgCCAGCAACatgttccctaaaacggtgGACAGGGCGACAGACCCATGACACCCTTAACCAGTTAGCTGGCGGCTAATGACCAGTACTACTTgagcagttaataaaaggacaggtaatgtttgttgtgctgttacacacacagcaccgctcatttgtttcagttcgACAGTTGTCATAAGACAGTTAACCAACATGTACATAACAACCTAATACTGCTGTGTGCTATAGACTATAGAGTATGCTGTACACATACCAACTGGTTTTTGTTGCATCAGTCTGCATCTCCCAGTTAACTTGTGTTTTCATACAGCTCTGCATTGCTCAGACGGCAAAAAATGCGCGTGCTCTCTGCGAGCTTGTTCCCGGTTCGTAACTAGTGCGATCTGCCGTCAAGGAcgatcattggttaatggtagtcatgtgactgatgcaagccagacCCTTTTACAGTGGAAtcccgacttacgaaattaattctttccagagggtctttcgtaagtcaaaAGTTTTTTAAGTCGAAGCACCTTTTTCCATCGCCTTTTGAGTGAGGCGATGCTGGCTGAAGACGAAGTtcttggtggaggaggaggtggcggaGGTGGTGGAGGCTGAAGAAAGCATACATACCtacgtgtacatgtacataacattaaggattttaaattctaaaaattaaaactaaaacttaCATTTACGTTAATTAATGTATTATTATGCGGGCATTTTGCCATaccacgggcagaaatattgccgttaagtgccttcgtaacttgaattttttgttaaatgggGTCTTCTTGAgccggggttccactgtatttaGCAAAACTGATTAGTAGTTAAATATTATCGTTGAGGGGCACAGGCAGGACttcactcgcacacacacattaaaaaaacaataataaaaattaaaaaaggtcCTTTATGCTtggcactgtgactcacagtaatggtcctgggtcagccctgactttgtgttaaagttaaactaatcctaaagtggTACTTCTAACCACTCATATACCACAACTTAATCCTTTGAACAGCTACCGAAAGTTAAGGAACCTAGCTTTTATGACCCCTAtgggatatttatatagagatcctccagtttgaaactgtattacccttccaGGTAGTGATGTGTAGGTCGTGAACGAAACGGCTCTCAGAGCCgaatctttgaagtgaacaacGTGAGCcagctccttattgggagccgtgttttgtttgtttttctttctctcaccctcttgctctctctcttgcgccctttttttcgcttcactccgcacatGAGCCTTGTGCTTAcgctgagcagaggggggagcattgttgccaacttagcgactttgtcgctatatttagcgagttttcagaccaaccttagcgactttttttctaaaaagtgagtagcgacaaatctggcaactttttctggtgttattgtaGACTTATTTATGACAAATTTTTGACGTGAAAACACGTATTGCTCTTATTTTCAACAACCAGCGGTGCTGCTGTGGGCACCTCAccgtgccaaagcgctcacaggcggaggatagtcctcccccagctgctatcagggcaggagatgttcacacctatgtgtccaaactgcaaatgaatcgcgcatgagcgaagccgctgctccaGCACTGACTGTaatgcagtcagttcttcttttactgttatgctgttttgtggaccacaaggtttaaaactactaataaacacacaaagtaactccaccagagtgccaatTTGAtaggacagagaagacagatggtttgaaagagaagtaaaagaagccatttatgtccactgtgagcgaccatctttgaacagaggcggtggtttatgacatcaactgtctgccatctataatccagttttgagatcccttcccagatcccttgacgcccactcacatcctgggccatctaaCCTCAGGAAATaaatgatagggtggggctaggtttcacaatgagctcacccgaaaccttggctgattgtgacccacaatcagtctctaggggccaccgtaaatatacttttatttattcactccacataaaatgtaataaataaattataaaatacaaaaacgaactatttacatttcaacttttaactatttaaattttcagcttttttgttttaaacaaatttaaagtgaaacaacacaaaacactgcaaaccacaaatataaattaaaatatgcaaaacaaaaagaagaggcacattctctgtcatataggcctggGATGATTTTTGGGAGCGTGTTTTCCTGCTTGGAATTGCATACATAGGATTCACTGCATGAAGAAACTCCGAAAGAGTCGGCTATCTAAAAATATCTGGATTTCCCATCACTActtccaggacctgaagctcaggctgtgtcccaatggatgatgtgggaacaacgcca contains:
- the LOC134615575 gene encoding cell surface A33 antigen-like produces the protein MEERISALMLLCLVLSSVSAIDVTIPQSQYEYSRGDNITLPCSFTTTTPINSQKLVIITWSVFNPDRHLLSWPFPSTDIDTDYEGRVSLDLDLTQGKANLKLSSISLADNKDFECCVHTLGDKKGKISATTRLVVLAAPSKPICKIQGIAEYHQNISLICVSEEGSPPPTYSWERHDVKNNPVPHHPSTTDKGGILSLYDISIWTSGPYICTSENKIHAATCNITLSVMPPK